The Neobacillus sp. PS3-34 genome has a window encoding:
- a CDS encoding M3 family oligoendopeptidase, whose translation MQFNDFPYTRPNIEEVERNFNQLLERFQSAESFEVQDRVMREINGLRSEFDSVRQIVHIRQTIDTRDEFYKREKDFFNEVGPAYKGLITKYYEALTGSKFRFQLEEKWGKQLFLLADSQLKTFSPEVLKDMQEENKLVSEYVDLLASAKIPFDGEIKNLAQLVPYHQSPDRTIRKESNEAKYNFFVEHADQLDELYDKLVKVRTSIAKKLGFSSFTELAYARLSRTDYDAEMVAKFRDQVKEYIVPLATKLKQRQQERIGVDALKYYDDSFSFKTGNPDPKGDAEWIVDQAKKMYEEMAPETNEFYTFMVENNLMDLLSKAGKAGGGYCTYISKHKSPYIFANFNGTKGDVRVLKHEVGHAFQVYESRGFEVPEYGFPTLEACEIHSMSMEFFAWPWMDLFFEEDTDKYKFSHLSEAVLFIPYGVAVDEFQHFVYANPEATPAERKTAWREIEKKYLPHRDYEGNEFLENGGFWQQQGHIYKVPFYYIDYTLAQICALQFWKRTQENKEDAWKDYLHLCKQGGSQSFTALVKEANLISPFEEGCVKSVIDDIEVYLNTVDDKAL comes from the coding sequence ATGCAGTTTAACGATTTTCCATATACAAGACCGAATATAGAAGAGGTGGAGAGGAACTTTAATCAATTACTAGAGAGGTTCCAATCTGCTGAGTCCTTTGAGGTTCAGGACCGGGTAATGAGAGAGATCAATGGGTTACGTTCTGAGTTTGACAGCGTGAGACAGATTGTTCATATTCGTCAGACGATTGATACAAGGGATGAATTCTATAAGAGGGAAAAGGATTTTTTCAATGAAGTAGGACCTGCTTATAAGGGGCTGATCACAAAATATTACGAGGCTCTTACAGGTTCTAAATTCCGCTTTCAGTTAGAAGAAAAGTGGGGTAAACAATTATTCTTATTAGCTGACAGTCAATTAAAAACATTTTCACCTGAAGTGTTGAAAGACATGCAGGAAGAAAACAAACTAGTAAGTGAGTATGTGGATTTACTTGCTTCAGCTAAAATTCCATTTGATGGGGAAATAAAAAATCTCGCTCAGTTAGTTCCTTACCACCAATCTCCTGACCGTACCATTAGGAAGGAATCAAATGAAGCGAAGTACAACTTTTTCGTTGAGCATGCCGATCAATTAGATGAGTTATACGACAAGCTCGTAAAAGTACGTACTAGTATTGCTAAGAAGCTAGGATTCTCTTCTTTTACAGAGTTAGCTTATGCCCGGCTTTCTCGTACTGATTATGATGCTGAAATGGTAGCAAAGTTCCGTGACCAAGTGAAAGAGTACATCGTTCCTTTAGCTACAAAACTAAAACAAAGACAGCAGGAACGGATTGGTGTCGATGCATTGAAATATTACGATGACAGCTTCAGCTTTAAGACAGGAAATCCTGATCCTAAAGGAGATGCGGAGTGGATTGTAGATCAAGCGAAGAAAATGTACGAGGAAATGGCTCCTGAAACGAATGAGTTTTACACTTTTATGGTAGAAAACAACCTAATGGACCTATTAAGCAAAGCAGGTAAGGCTGGCGGTGGTTACTGCACTTATATTAGCAAACATAAGTCACCATACATTTTTGCAAACTTTAATGGAACAAAAGGTGATGTTCGTGTATTAAAGCATGAAGTAGGACATGCGTTTCAAGTATATGAAAGTCGTGGGTTTGAAGTGCCGGAGTACGGGTTCCCTACACTAGAAGCGTGTGAAATCCACTCCATGAGTATGGAGTTCTTTGCTTGGCCATGGATGGATCTTTTTTTCGAGGAAGATACGGATAAGTACAAGTTCTCTCATTTAAGTGAAGCGGTCCTATTTATTCCTTACGGTGTAGCAGTCGACGAATTCCAGCATTTTGTGTATGCCAACCCGGAAGCAACTCCAGCTGAGCGCAAGACTGCTTGGAGAGAAATTGAGAAGAAGTACTTGCCACATCGCGATTATGAAGGAAATGAATTCTTGGAAAATGGTGGTTTTTGGCAGCAGCAGGGACATATTTACAAGGTTCCTTTTTACTATATTGATTACACACTAGCTCAAATTTGTGCGCTGCAATTCTGGAAACGTACGCAAGAAAATAAAGAGGATGCTTGGAAAGATTACCTACACCTATGTAAGCAAGGTGGAAGCCAATCATTTACAGCGCTTGTCAAAGAAGCGAACTTAATTTCTCCATTTGAAGAAGGTTGTGTGAAATCTGTGATTGATGACATTGAAGTTTATTTGAATACAGTTGATGATAAGGCTCTTTAA
- a CDS encoding alpha/beta hydrolase-fold protein, protein MNIEHLSHWSGELGREMPLNRYGHSGMPILVFPSSGGTHTEYHDFGMIDVCHDFIESGKVQFFTLASIDSESWLHGSKPAHDRALAHEAYDRYVISEAIPFIKHKTSWFDPMMTTGCSMGAYHALNFFLRHPDVFQTTVALSGIYDARYFFGDYGNDPLVYENSPSDYIWNQNDGWFIDRYRSATIIICTGRGDWEQDGLPSYFTLKEAFEEKQIPASFDEWGEDVSHDWIWWRRQMPYYLGKLHS, encoded by the coding sequence ATGAATATAGAACATTTAAGCCACTGGAGCGGCGAATTAGGACGTGAAATGCCGTTGAACAGATATGGGCACAGCGGCATGCCTATCCTCGTTTTTCCTTCATCTGGAGGGACGCATACAGAATACCATGATTTTGGCATGATTGATGTGTGCCATGACTTTATTGAATCCGGAAAAGTGCAGTTTTTTACATTGGCCAGTATCGACAGCGAAAGCTGGCTGCACGGCTCCAAACCAGCGCATGACCGTGCATTGGCACATGAAGCATATGACCGTTATGTGATTTCAGAAGCCATTCCATTTATTAAACATAAAACTAGTTGGTTCGACCCGATGATGACCACAGGGTGCAGTATGGGGGCATATCATGCGCTGAACTTTTTCCTGAGACATCCGGATGTCTTCCAAACAACCGTTGCACTTAGCGGTATTTACGATGCACGTTACTTTTTTGGGGATTATGGAAATGATCCGCTTGTTTACGAAAATTCACCGAGTGATTACATATGGAACCAGAATGACGGCTGGTTTATTGACCGATACCGTTCGGCAACGATCATAATTTGTACCGGGCGGGGTGATTGGGAACAGGATGGGCTGCCTTCATACTTTACATTAAAAGAAGCCTTTGAAGAAAAACAAATCCCAGCATCGTTTGATGAGTGGGGTGAAGATGTTTCGCATGATTGGATTTGGTGGCGGCGCCAAATGCCGTATTATTTAGGGAAATTACATTCATAA
- a CDS encoding carbamoyl phosphate synthase large subunit, with amino-acid sequence MNYILISPFYPSNFQPFAHRLKEAGVNVLGIGEEPYNQLSSKLQNSLTEYFRVNNLEDVDEVKRAVAFLFYKHGPIDRIESNNEHWLELDAQLREQFNVYGNKTDDLKKVKYKSEMKKLFKQAGVPVVEGRTAKTKEELLKAIDELGLPVIAKPDNGVGSAATFKLDSDEAVRRFEKEWGEAQVYFLEPFVEGGVLCTFDGLVDQKGKIVFQTSFTYNVPTLELVNGQLDLAYVIQKEMDPKLERYGKAIVNEFGMKERFFHIEFFKLENGDYVALEYNNRLAGGYTVDMYNFAYSIDLFAQYASLVTGGEFKESAAENQFCVGITQRDAYEYKHGMNDIYDRFGGRVKFAQRIPEAFATLQGNQFYAIVADSQEEVDDIIRFVHERKNDGQEIFL; translated from the coding sequence ATGAATTATATTTTGATATCACCCTTTTATCCAAGTAATTTTCAGCCATTTGCTCATCGTTTAAAAGAAGCGGGGGTCAATGTTTTGGGAATTGGCGAGGAGCCATATAACCAATTAAGTTCCAAATTACAAAACTCTTTAACTGAATATTTTCGTGTGAATAATCTAGAAGATGTAGATGAAGTAAAACGGGCGGTTGCCTTTTTATTTTATAAACATGGCCCCATTGACCGCATTGAATCCAATAACGAGCACTGGCTGGAACTTGATGCGCAGCTGCGTGAGCAATTTAACGTGTACGGCAATAAAACGGATGACTTGAAAAAAGTGAAGTATAAATCTGAAATGAAGAAGCTTTTTAAACAAGCAGGGGTGCCAGTTGTAGAAGGAAGAACCGCTAAAACGAAAGAGGAGTTATTAAAAGCGATTGATGAATTAGGACTGCCGGTTATCGCGAAACCGGATAATGGAGTGGGATCCGCTGCAACCTTTAAATTAGATTCAGATGAGGCTGTACGTCGTTTTGAGAAAGAATGGGGAGAAGCACAAGTGTACTTCCTGGAACCATTTGTCGAAGGAGGCGTGCTTTGTACATTTGATGGTTTAGTGGACCAGAAAGGGAAAATTGTTTTCCAAACAAGCTTTACCTATAACGTTCCAACTCTGGAACTCGTTAATGGTCAGTTGGATCTGGCGTATGTGATTCAAAAAGAAATGGATCCTAAGCTCGAAAGGTATGGAAAGGCGATTGTGAATGAGTTTGGCATGAAAGAACGCTTTTTCCATATTGAGTTTTTTAAATTGGAAAATGGTGATTATGTGGCACTTGAATACAATAACCGCTTGGCTGGCGGCTACACGGTGGATATGTACAATTTCGCGTACTCCATTGATTTATTTGCTCAGTATGCTTCTCTCGTGACAGGAGGAGAATTTAAGGAATCCGCTGCTGAAAACCAGTTCTGTGTCGGTATCACACAGCGGGATGCGTATGAGTATAAGCATGGCATGAATGATATTTATGACCGATTTGGCGGTCGAGTGAAGTTTGCACAACGCATTCCTGAGGCGTTTGCAACACTCCAGGGAAATCAATTTTATGCGATTGTTGCAGATTCGCAGGAAGAAGTCGATGACATTATCCGTTTTGTACATGAACGCAAAAATGATGGACAGGAGATTTTTCTATGA
- a CDS encoding alpha/beta hydrolase-fold protein, producing the protein MNESYFYLKLETHQLHMSYKNEKRRVRVLLPKNYDKDESEHYPVVYMHDGQNVFYSSESFSGYSWKVIPAIKQKPDLPRMIVVGIDNGGQDRIDEYTPWKITESPLPEDIELGGRGAEFAEFVMTAVKPFIDKQYRTKSDKVHTAMIGSSLGGNIWPLWGLNIKTKLVV; encoded by the coding sequence GTGAACGAATCCTATTTTTATTTAAAACTGGAAACACATCAATTACATATGTCTTATAAAAATGAAAAACGCCGGGTGCGTGTTTTGTTACCGAAAAACTATGATAAAGATGAGTCTGAGCATTATCCAGTCGTCTATATGCATGATGGACAAAATGTTTTTTACAGTAGTGAATCTTTTAGCGGGTATTCGTGGAAAGTGATTCCGGCCATTAAACAAAAACCCGATTTGCCGAGGATGATTGTGGTTGGGATTGATAACGGCGGACAAGATCGAATTGATGAATATACACCTTGGAAAATTACTGAAAGCCCACTTCCTGAAGATATAGAACTAGGCGGAAGAGGAGCGGAGTTTGCTGAGTTCGTCATGACAGCCGTGAAGCCGTTTATCGATAAGCAATACCGGACTAAGTCGGATAAGGTTCATACAGCGATGATTGGCAGTTCCCTTGGTGGAAATATTTGGCCTTTATGGGGATTGAATATAAAGACCAAATTGGTGGTTTAG
- a CDS encoding PIN domain-containing protein, with product MDKHLILLDSNAIISANYRINSPLLTDFLKSGYNKMAFSEICLDESIRKFTQKQSEAMEAVVAALKELERRGVNVKFNIVEMEKIEDSLAKEIHDLKVIIIDKNRADLDFIYQKAMKLKKPFKNKNGKESGGVKDNLIWSSYLNFLKEVSNEYDKIIFVNGDTDYIVRDGNNAYLSEDLIEDLQEVGIDVEKFIVVLNLKQLNEQILQPLFPRIEEFNSNLENNVMELLESITESYQTEIEKLFETKISEIVGETSGVSINVIEPIGEIDILNGIQIGMDHSFVYYNQNYRVNFQYFIPKYEYYDVPGDRDITIVDDDWNDYVMAVEETWNMEIAIDVVFNINSDEEIEIIETHLFEDIDIEFS from the coding sequence ATGGATAAGCATTTAATACTTTTAGATTCTAACGCAATCATTTCAGCTAATTATAGAATAAATTCACCTTTATTAACGGACTTCTTAAAAAGTGGTTATAACAAAATGGCTTTTTCAGAAATTTGTTTGGATGAATCAATACGGAAGTTTACCCAAAAACAAAGTGAAGCAATGGAAGCTGTTGTGGCAGCTTTAAAAGAATTAGAACGAAGGGGAGTTAATGTAAAATTTAATATTGTAGAAATGGAGAAAATTGAAGATAGCTTAGCTAAAGAAATACATGATCTTAAGGTTATTATAATTGATAAGAATCGAGCAGATTTAGATTTTATTTATCAAAAAGCAATGAAGTTAAAAAAACCTTTCAAAAATAAGAATGGTAAAGAAAGTGGAGGGGTAAAGGACAACCTTATTTGGAGTTCTTATTTAAATTTTCTTAAGGAAGTTTCCAATGAATATGACAAGATTATTTTTGTAAATGGAGATACAGATTATATAGTTAGGGATGGAAATAATGCCTATTTATCTGAAGATTTAATCGAGGATTTACAGGAGGTAGGAATAGATGTAGAAAAATTCATAGTAGTATTAAATTTAAAGCAGTTAAACGAACAAATTTTACAACCACTGTTTCCAAGAATTGAAGAGTTCAATTCTAACTTAGAAAACAATGTGATGGAATTGCTGGAGAGTATTACTGAAAGTTACCAAACTGAGATCGAGAAACTATTTGAAACTAAAATAAGTGAAATAGTGGGAGAGACAAGTGGAGTATCTATAAATGTAATTGAGCCTATCGGTGAAATTGATATCCTAAATGGCATTCAAATCGGAATGGACCATAGTTTTGTTTATTATAATCAAAATTATAGGGTTAATTTTCAATATTTTATTCCCAAGTATGAGTATTATGATGTACCAGGGGATAGAGATATCACAATTGTAGATGACGATTGGAATGATTATGTAATGGCGGTTGAAGAAACCTGGAATATGGAAATTGCTATTGACGTTGTTTTTAACATCAACAGTGACGAAGAAATTGAAATTATTGAGACGCACCTCTTTGAAGATATTGATATAGAGTTTAGCTGA
- a CDS encoding DUF2621 domain-containing protein — protein MLHGWFLLFILFWIVVLVSSFAIGGFFMFRKFLKKLPKEDGKSVMDWEEHYVKESRHLWQDDQKALLEDLVSPVPELFRDVARHKIAGKIGEIALNEKASRITQDLVIRGYILATPKRDHKFLRKKLNEKQISAAPYEHLF, from the coding sequence ATGCTTCATGGCTGGTTTCTTTTGTTTATATTGTTTTGGATTGTTGTTCTAGTATCTTCGTTTGCCATTGGCGGATTTTTTATGTTTCGGAAATTTTTAAAAAAGCTTCCCAAGGAAGACGGAAAGTCTGTTATGGATTGGGAAGAGCATTATGTTAAGGAATCCCGGCATTTATGGCAGGATGATCAGAAAGCGCTGCTTGAGGATTTAGTCAGCCCGGTTCCTGAATTGTTCAGGGATGTGGCTAGACATAAAATTGCCGGTAAAATTGGCGAGATTGCCTTAAATGAAAAAGCTTCACGGATTACCCAGGATCTCGTCATCCGCGGTTATATTTTGGCCACTCCTAAGAGGGATCACAAGTTTTTACGGAAGAAATTAAATGAGAAACAAATCAGTGCTGCTCCATATGAACACTTATTTTAA
- a CDS encoding cytochrome c biogenesis protein CcdC, translated as MNNAVIASSVGAALMAGFVMFIRLKAAKKPASAKKIILPPFFMSTGALMYFVPEFRLTPMEILEAVIVGMFFSIFLIKTSKFEIKDNDIYLKRSKAFVFILIGLLIIRIVLKTILSSTIDYGQLSGMFFLLAFSMILPWRIAMYTNYKKLYNQLHGKNV; from the coding sequence ATGAACAACGCGGTTATTGCTTCATCAGTCGGCGCTGCCTTAATGGCTGGCTTCGTCATGTTCATTCGGTTAAAAGCCGCAAAAAAACCGGCTTCCGCTAAAAAAATAATCTTGCCGCCATTTTTTATGAGTACAGGGGCACTCATGTATTTTGTACCAGAGTTCAGGCTTACTCCAATGGAAATCTTGGAGGCTGTCATAGTAGGAATGTTTTTCTCCATCTTCTTAATTAAGACATCCAAGTTTGAAATCAAAGACAATGATATTTACTTAAAGCGATCCAAAGCATTCGTCTTTATCCTGATTGGTCTTCTCATCATCCGAATCGTCCTTAAAACAATTCTAAGCTCCACGATTGATTACGGCCAGCTGAGCGGAATGTTCTTCCTGCTCGCCTTCAGCATGATCCTGCCGTGGCGTATCGCGATGTACACCAATTACAAGAAACTGTACAATCAATTGCATGGGAAGAACGTTTAA
- a CDS encoding response regulator — translation MARILIVDDAKFMRMTLTNILNKAEHEVIGEAENGNEAIRLYREFKPDLVTMDITMPEMSGLEAVKEIKREDPDAKIIMCSAMGQQKMVVEAIEAGAKDFIVKPFDEGRVHDAINRVLK, via the coding sequence GTGGCAAGAATATTAATAGTAGACGATGCAAAATTTATGAGAATGACGCTGACAAATATTTTGAATAAAGCAGAACATGAAGTGATTGGAGAAGCTGAAAACGGAAACGAAGCGATCCGATTATACCGTGAATTCAAGCCTGACTTGGTTACCATGGATATTACGATGCCGGAAATGAGCGGCCTTGAAGCGGTAAAAGAAATAAAAAGGGAAGATCCTGACGCAAAGATTATTATGTGTTCCGCCATGGGTCAGCAGAAAATGGTCGTCGAGGCCATTGAAGCGGGCGCGAAGGATTTTATCGTAAAGCCTTTTGATGAAGGCCGTGTCCATGACGCCATCAATAGAGTATTAAAATAA